One segment of Rattus norvegicus strain BN/NHsdMcwi chromosome 16, GRCr8, whole genome shotgun sequence DNA contains the following:
- the Mcf2l gene encoding guanine nucleotide exchange factor DBS isoform X5 — MAHRRSVWISVAEMKLYYIYSEWCSWLHSLAEDEIMHQDIVPLCAADIQEQLKKRFAYLSGGRGQDGSPVITFPDYPAFSEIPDKEFQNVMTYLTSIPSLQDAGIGFILVIDRRQDKWTSVKASVLRIAASFPANLQLVLVLRPTGFFQRTLSDIAFKFNRDEFKMKVPVMMLSSVPELHGYIDKSQLTEDLGGTLDYCHSRWLCHRTAIESFALMVKQTAQMLQAFGTELAETELPNDVQSTSLVLSAHTEKKAKVKEDLQLALTEGNSILESLREPLAESIVHSVNQDQLDNQATVKRLLTQLNETEAAFDEFWAKHQQKLEQCLQLRHFEQGFREVKTALDSMSQKIAAFTDVGNSLAHVQHLLKDLTTFEEKSSVAVDKARALSLEGQQLIENRHYAVDSIHPKCEELQHLCDHFASEVTRRRDLLSKSLELHSLLETSMKWSDEGIFLLASQPVDKCQSQDGAEAALQEIEKFLETGAENKIQELNKIYKEYECILNQDLLEHVQKVFQKQESTEEMFHRRQASLKKLAAKQTRPVQPVAPRPEALTKSPSPSPGSWRSSENSSSEGNALRRGPYRRAKSEMSEPRQGRTSSTGEEEESLAILRRHVMNELLDTERAYVEELLCVLEGYAAEMDNPLMAHLISTGLQNKKNILFGNMEEIYHFHNRIFLRELESCIDCPELVGRCFLERMEEFQIYEKYCQNKPRSESLWRQCSDCPFFQECQKKLDHKLSLDSYLLKPVQRITKYQLLLKEMLKYSKHCEGAEDLQEALSSILGILKAVNDSMHLIAITGYDGNLGDLGKLLMQGSFSVWTDHKKGHTKVKELARFKPMQRHLFLHEKAVLFCKKREENGEGYEKAPSYSYKQSLNMTAVGITENVKGDTKKFEIWYNAREEVYIIQAPTPEIKAAWVNEIRKVLTSQLQACREASQHRALEQSHSLPLPTPASTSPTKGSTRNVKKLEDRKTDPLCLEGCVSSSLPKPPEKGKDDAVPSSTSESSALSRKRFTLQGLANLKGQKASPTSPDKKAKRHEVKSDPTPFGLRGWSKTSHSLEAPEEDGGWSSAEELINSSDAEEDGGVGPRKLVPGKYTVLMDGEKGGSDTLAMRSGDMVEVVEEGTEGLWYVRDLTSSKEGWVPASSLATLLGKSSSAQCLSSSDSSPGSAVLSNSSSCSEGYPTPFSELQG; from the exons TTTGCAAGATGCTGGCATCGGGTTCATCTTGGTCATAGACCGAAGACAGGACAAATGGACTTCTGTGAAGGCGTCAGTCCTGCGAATAGCC GCATCATTCCCAGCCAACCTGCAGCTCGTCCTCGTTCTCCGACCCACGggcttcttccagaggactctctCGGACATAGCCTTCAAGTTCAACAGAGATGAGTTTAAGATGAAAGTACCG GTCATGATGCTAAGCTCAGTGCCAGAACTACATGGCTACATTGACAAGTCACAGCTGACCGAGGACCTTGGGGGGACCCTGGACTACTGCCACTCCAGGTGGCTGTGCCACCGCACA gcGATTGAAAGCTTCGCCCTGATGGTGAAGCAGACAGCCCAGATGCTGCAGGCCTTTGGGACCGAGCTGGCCGAGACTGAGCTGCCCAACGACGTCCAGTCAACCAGCCTGGTGCTCAgcgcacacacagagaagaaggCTAAAGTGAAG gagGATCTGCAGCTGGCGCTGACGGAGGGGAACAGCATCCTTGAGAGCCTCAGGGAGCCGCTGGCTGAGAGCATAGTCCACAGTGTGAACCAGGACCAGCTGGACAATCAGGCCACTGTGAAGAG gCTCCTGACCCAGCTGAATGAGACCGAGGCTGCCTTTGACGAGTTCTGGGCAAAGCATCAGCAGAAGCTGGAACAGTGCCTACAGCTGCGACATTTTGAACAAGGTTTCCGGGAG GTCAAAACCGCCTTGGATTCCATGTCCCAGAAGATAGCCGCGTTCACAGATGTTGGCAACAGCCTGGCCCATGTGCAGCACCTCCTGAAGGACTTGACCACCTTTGAGGAGAAGTCCAGC GTGGCCGTGGACAAGGCCAGAGCCCTGTCCCTGGAGGGGCAGCAGCTGATTGAGAACCGGCACTATGCTGTAGACTCTATCCATCCGAAGTGTGAGGAACTCCAGCACCTCTGTGACCACTTCGCCTCTGAGGTCACCAGGAGGCGGGACCTTCTCAGCAAGTCCTTGGAGCTGCATAGCCTCCTGGAGACG TCCATGAAGTGGAGCGACGAGGGCATCTTCCTGCTGGCCTCTCAGCCTGTGGACAAATGCCAATCTCAGGATGGTGCGGAGGCAGCCCTGCAGGAGATCGAGAAGTTTCTGGAGACCGGTGCAGAAAACAAGATTCAGGAGCTCAATAAGATTTACAAGGAATATGAATGCATCCTCAACCAGGACCTTCTG GAACACGTGCAAAAAGTCTTTCAGAAGCAAGAGAGCACCGAGGAGATGTTCCACCGCAGGCAGGCTAGCCTGAAGAAACTGGCAGCCAAGCAGACACGGCCTGTGCAGCCCGTGGCCCCCCGACCAGAGGCGCTAACCAAGTCCCCCTCCCCCTCGCCAG GCTCCTGGCGAAGCTCTGAGAACTCCAGCTCTGAGGGCAACGCCCTCCGCAGAGGGCCCTACAGGAGAGCCAAG AGCGAAATGAGTGAGCCCCGGCAGGGCCGCACCAGCTCcacaggagaagaggaggagagcctGGCCATCCTGCGCAG ACACGTGATGAATGAACTTCTGGACACGGAGCGGGCCTACGTGGAGGAGCTGCTCTGTGTCTTAGAG GGCTATGCTGCAGAGATGGACAACCCCTTGATGGCACACCTCATCTCAACAGGCCTGCAAAACAAGAAGAACATTCTGTTTGGAAACATGGAGGAAATCTATCACTTCCACAACAG AATATTCCTGCGGGAGCTGGAGAGCTGCATCGACTGCCCAGAGCTGGTGGGGAGATGCTTTCTGGAGAGG ATGGAGGAGTTCCAGATCTATGAGAAGTACTGTCAGAACAAGCCACGCTCCGAGAGCCTGTGGAGACAGTGCTCTGACTGTCCCTTCTTCCAG GAGTGCCAGAAGAAGCTGGACCACAAGCTGAGCCTCGACTCCTACCTGCTGAAGCCTGTGCAGAGGATAACCAAGTACCAGCTGCTGCTCAAG GAAATGCTGAAGTACAGCAAGCACTGTGAAGGGGCCGAGGACCTGCAAGAGGCACTGAGCTCCATCCTGGGCATCCTCAAGGCAGTGAACGACTCCATGCACCTCATAGCCATCACTGGCTATGAT GGAAACCTTGGGGACCTGGGGAAGCTGCTGATGCAAGGCTCCTTCAGCGTGTGGACGGACCACAAGAAGGGCCACACCAAGGTGAAGGAGCTAGCCAGGTTCAAGCCCATGCAGCGGCACCTCTTCCTTCACGAGAAGGCCGTCCTCTTCTgcaagaagagggaggagaatggggaggggtacGAGAAGGCTCCTTCCTACAGCTACAAGCAGTCCTTGAAT ATGACTGCTGTTGGCATCACAGAGAATGTGAAGGGTGACACCAAGAAGTTCGAGATCTGGTACAACGCAAGGGAGGAGGTTTACATCATTCAG GCACCAACTCCCGAGATTAAAGCAGCGTGGGTGAATGAGATTCGGAAGGTGCTGACCAGCCAACTGCAGGCCTGCCGGG AAGCCAGCCAGCACCGAGCCCTGGAGCAGTCCCACAGCCTTCCCTTGCCCACGCCAGCCAGCACCAG TCCCACAAAAGGGAGCACAAGAAATGTCAAGAAGCTCGAAGATCGGAAGACGGACCCGCTCTGCCTGGAAGGCTGCGTGAGCTCATCATTACCAAAGCCCCCCGAGAAGGGCAAAG ACGATGCGGTCCCTAGTTCTACCTCTGAAAGCTCTGCGCTTTCCAGAAAGCGCTTCACGCTGCAGGGCTTGGCTAACCTCAAAGGTCAGAAAG cCTCTCCGACCAGTCCTGACAAAAAAGCTAAGCGGCATGAAGTAAAGAGCGACCCGACTCCCTTTGGTTTGCGAG GCTGGAGCAAAACATCCCACTCACTGGAGGCCCCTGAGGAGGACGGAGGCTGGTCCAGTGCTGAGGAGCTCATCAATTCATCCGATGCTGAGGAAGACGGAGGAGTGGGCCCTAGGAAGCTG GTTCCAGGTAAATACACAGTGCTGATGGATGGTGAGAAAGGGGGCTCTGACACCCTTGCCATGAGGAGTGGAGATATGGTGGAGGTTGTGGAAGAAGGAACTGAGGGCCTCTG GTATGTTCGGGACCTGACCAGCAGCAAGGAGGGATGGGTGCCAGCCAGCAGCCTAGCCACCCTCCTGGGCAAATCCAGCTCAGCCCAGTGTCTGAGCAGCTCAG ACTCCAGCCCAGGGTCAGCCGTGCTGAGCAACTCATCCAGCTGCAGCGAGGGCTACCCTACTCCCTTCTCCGAGCTCCAGGGGTAG
- the Mcf2l gene encoding guanine nucleotide exchange factor DBS isoform X15: MTLSLISVLSQDVTALWLLLKTSADEIMHQDIVPLCAADIQEQLKKRFAYLSGGRGQDGSPVITFPDYPAFSEIPDKEFQNVMTYLTSIPSLQDAGIGFILVIDRRQDKWTSVKASVLRIAASFPANLQLVLVLRPTGFFQRTLSDIAFKFNRDEFKMKVPVMMLSSVPELHGYIDKSQLTEDLGGTLDYCHSRWLCHRTAIESFALMVKQTAQMLQAFGTELAETELPNDVQSTSLVLSAHTEKKAKVKEDLQLALTEGNSILESLREPLAESIVHSVNQDQLDNQATVKRLLTQLNETEAAFDEFWAKHQQKLEQCLQLRHFEQGFREVKTALDSMSQKIAAFTDVGNSLAHVQHLLKDLTTFEEKSSVAVDKARALSLEGQQLIENRHYAVDSIHPKCEELQHLCDHFASEVTRRRDLLSKSLELHSLLETSMKWSDEGIFLLASQPVDKCQSQDGAEAALQEIEKFLETGAENKIQELNKIYKEYECILNQDLLEHVQKVFQKQESTEEMFHRRQASLKKLAAKQTRPVQPVAPRPEALTKSPSPSPGSWRSSENSSSEGNALRRGPYRRAKSEMSEPRQGRTSSTGEEEESLAILRRHVMNELLDTERAYVEELLCVLEGYAAEMDNPLMAHLISTGLQNKKNILFGNMEEIYHFHNRIFLRELESCIDCPELVGRCFLERMEEFQIYEKYCQNKPRSESLWRQCSDCPFFQECQKKLDHKLSLDSYLLKPVQRITKYQLLLKEMLKYSKHCEGAEDLQEALSSILGILKAVNDSMHLIAITGYDGNLGDLGKLLMQGSFSVWTDHKKGHTKVKELARFKPMQRHLFLHEKAVLFCKKREENGEGYEKAPSYSYKQSLNMTAVGITENVKGDTKKFEIWYNAREEVYIIQAPTPEIKAAWVNEIRKVLTSQLQACREASQHRALEQSHSLPLPTPASTSPTKGSTRNVKKLEDRKTDPLCLEGCVSSSLPKPPEKGKGWSKTSHSLEAPEEDGGWSSAEELINSSDAEEDGGVGPRKLVPGKYTVLMDGEKGGSDTLAMRSGDMVEVVEEGTEGLWYVRDLTSSKEGWVPASSLATLLGKSSSAQCLSSSGMQRKGPEPKPVSTGFPQTPAQGQPC; this comes from the exons TTTGCAAGATGCTGGCATCGGGTTCATCTTGGTCATAGACCGAAGACAGGACAAATGGACTTCTGTGAAGGCGTCAGTCCTGCGAATAGCC GCATCATTCCCAGCCAACCTGCAGCTCGTCCTCGTTCTCCGACCCACGggcttcttccagaggactctctCGGACATAGCCTTCAAGTTCAACAGAGATGAGTTTAAGATGAAAGTACCG GTCATGATGCTAAGCTCAGTGCCAGAACTACATGGCTACATTGACAAGTCACAGCTGACCGAGGACCTTGGGGGGACCCTGGACTACTGCCACTCCAGGTGGCTGTGCCACCGCACA gcGATTGAAAGCTTCGCCCTGATGGTGAAGCAGACAGCCCAGATGCTGCAGGCCTTTGGGACCGAGCTGGCCGAGACTGAGCTGCCCAACGACGTCCAGTCAACCAGCCTGGTGCTCAgcgcacacacagagaagaaggCTAAAGTGAAG gagGATCTGCAGCTGGCGCTGACGGAGGGGAACAGCATCCTTGAGAGCCTCAGGGAGCCGCTGGCTGAGAGCATAGTCCACAGTGTGAACCAGGACCAGCTGGACAATCAGGCCACTGTGAAGAG gCTCCTGACCCAGCTGAATGAGACCGAGGCTGCCTTTGACGAGTTCTGGGCAAAGCATCAGCAGAAGCTGGAACAGTGCCTACAGCTGCGACATTTTGAACAAGGTTTCCGGGAG GTCAAAACCGCCTTGGATTCCATGTCCCAGAAGATAGCCGCGTTCACAGATGTTGGCAACAGCCTGGCCCATGTGCAGCACCTCCTGAAGGACTTGACCACCTTTGAGGAGAAGTCCAGC GTGGCCGTGGACAAGGCCAGAGCCCTGTCCCTGGAGGGGCAGCAGCTGATTGAGAACCGGCACTATGCTGTAGACTCTATCCATCCGAAGTGTGAGGAACTCCAGCACCTCTGTGACCACTTCGCCTCTGAGGTCACCAGGAGGCGGGACCTTCTCAGCAAGTCCTTGGAGCTGCATAGCCTCCTGGAGACG TCCATGAAGTGGAGCGACGAGGGCATCTTCCTGCTGGCCTCTCAGCCTGTGGACAAATGCCAATCTCAGGATGGTGCGGAGGCAGCCCTGCAGGAGATCGAGAAGTTTCTGGAGACCGGTGCAGAAAACAAGATTCAGGAGCTCAATAAGATTTACAAGGAATATGAATGCATCCTCAACCAGGACCTTCTG GAACACGTGCAAAAAGTCTTTCAGAAGCAAGAGAGCACCGAGGAGATGTTCCACCGCAGGCAGGCTAGCCTGAAGAAACTGGCAGCCAAGCAGACACGGCCTGTGCAGCCCGTGGCCCCCCGACCAGAGGCGCTAACCAAGTCCCCCTCCCCCTCGCCAG GCTCCTGGCGAAGCTCTGAGAACTCCAGCTCTGAGGGCAACGCCCTCCGCAGAGGGCCCTACAGGAGAGCCAAG AGCGAAATGAGTGAGCCCCGGCAGGGCCGCACCAGCTCcacaggagaagaggaggagagcctGGCCATCCTGCGCAG ACACGTGATGAATGAACTTCTGGACACGGAGCGGGCCTACGTGGAGGAGCTGCTCTGTGTCTTAGAG GGCTATGCTGCAGAGATGGACAACCCCTTGATGGCACACCTCATCTCAACAGGCCTGCAAAACAAGAAGAACATTCTGTTTGGAAACATGGAGGAAATCTATCACTTCCACAACAG AATATTCCTGCGGGAGCTGGAGAGCTGCATCGACTGCCCAGAGCTGGTGGGGAGATGCTTTCTGGAGAGG ATGGAGGAGTTCCAGATCTATGAGAAGTACTGTCAGAACAAGCCACGCTCCGAGAGCCTGTGGAGACAGTGCTCTGACTGTCCCTTCTTCCAG GAGTGCCAGAAGAAGCTGGACCACAAGCTGAGCCTCGACTCCTACCTGCTGAAGCCTGTGCAGAGGATAACCAAGTACCAGCTGCTGCTCAAG GAAATGCTGAAGTACAGCAAGCACTGTGAAGGGGCCGAGGACCTGCAAGAGGCACTGAGCTCCATCCTGGGCATCCTCAAGGCAGTGAACGACTCCATGCACCTCATAGCCATCACTGGCTATGAT GGAAACCTTGGGGACCTGGGGAAGCTGCTGATGCAAGGCTCCTTCAGCGTGTGGACGGACCACAAGAAGGGCCACACCAAGGTGAAGGAGCTAGCCAGGTTCAAGCCCATGCAGCGGCACCTCTTCCTTCACGAGAAGGCCGTCCTCTTCTgcaagaagagggaggagaatggggaggggtacGAGAAGGCTCCTTCCTACAGCTACAAGCAGTCCTTGAAT ATGACTGCTGTTGGCATCACAGAGAATGTGAAGGGTGACACCAAGAAGTTCGAGATCTGGTACAACGCAAGGGAGGAGGTTTACATCATTCAG GCACCAACTCCCGAGATTAAAGCAGCGTGGGTGAATGAGATTCGGAAGGTGCTGACCAGCCAACTGCAGGCCTGCCGGG AAGCCAGCCAGCACCGAGCCCTGGAGCAGTCCCACAGCCTTCCCTTGCCCACGCCAGCCAGCACCAG TCCCACAAAAGGGAGCACAAGAAATGTCAAGAAGCTCGAAGATCGGAAGACGGACCCGCTCTGCCTGGAAGGCTGCGTGAGCTCATCATTACCAAAGCCCCCCGAGAAGGGCAAAG GCTGGAGCAAAACATCCCACTCACTGGAGGCCCCTGAGGAGGACGGAGGCTGGTCCAGTGCTGAGGAGCTCATCAATTCATCCGATGCTGAGGAAGACGGAGGAGTGGGCCCTAGGAAGCTG GTTCCAGGTAAATACACAGTGCTGATGGATGGTGAGAAAGGGGGCTCTGACACCCTTGCCATGAGGAGTGGAGATATGGTGGAGGTTGTGGAAGAAGGAACTGAGGGCCTCTG GTATGTTCGGGACCTGACCAGCAGCAAGGAGGGATGGGTGCCAGCCAGCAGCCTAGCCACCCTCCTGGGCAAATCCAGCTCAGCCCAGTGTCTGAGCAGCTCAG GTATGCAGAGAAAAGGGCCAGAGCCGAAGCCTGTCTCCACTGGTTTCCCGCAGACTCCAGCCCAGGGTCAGCCGTGCTGA
- the Mcf2l gene encoding guanine nucleotide exchange factor DBS isoform 1 (isoform 1 is encoded by transcript variant 1) yields the protein MRFWLRNEEMALEEMVQRLNAVSKNTDEIMHQDIVPLCAADIQEQLKKRFAYLSGGRGQDGSPVITFPDYPAFSEIPDKEFQNVMTYLTSIPSLQDAGIGFILVIDRRQDKWTSVKASVLRIAASFPANLQLVLVLRPTGFFQRTLSDIAFKFNRDEFKMKVPVMMLSSVPELHGYIDKSQLTEDLGGTLDYCHSRWLCHRTAIESFALMVKQTAQMLQAFGTELAETELPNDVQSTSLVLSAHTEKKAKVKEDLQLALTEGNSILESLREPLAESIVHSVNQDQLDNQATVKRLLTQLNETEAAFDEFWAKHQQKLEQCLQLRHFEQGFREVKTALDSMSQKIAAFTDVGNSLAHVQHLLKDLTTFEEKSSVAVDKARALSLEGQQLIENRHYAVDSIHPKCEELQHLCDHFASEVTRRRDLLSKSLELHSLLETSMKWSDEGIFLLASQPVDKCQSQDGAEAALQEIEKFLETGAENKIQELNKIYKEYECILNQDLLEHVQKVFQKQESTEEMFHRRQASLKKLAAKQTRPVQPVAPRPEALTKSPSPSPGSWRSSENSSSEGNALRRGPYRRAKSEMSEPRQGRTSSTGEEEESLAILRRHVMNELLDTERAYVEELLCVLEGYAAEMDNPLMAHLISTGLQNKKNILFGNMEEIYHFHNRIFLRELESCIDCPELVGRCFLERMEEFQIYEKYCQNKPRSESLWRQCSDCPFFQECQKKLDHKLSLDSYLLKPVQRITKYQLLLKEMLKYSKHCEGAEDLQEALSSILGILKAVNDSMHLIAITGYDGNLGDLGKLLMQGSFSVWTDHKKGHTKVKELARFKPMQRHLFLHEKAVLFCKKREENGEGYEKAPSYSYKQSLNMTAVGITENVKGDTKKFEIWYNAREEVYIIQAPTPEIKAAWVNEIRKVLTSQLQACREASQHRALEQSHSLPLPTPASTSPTKGSTRNVKKLEDRKTDPLCLEGCVSSSLPKPPEKGKDDAVPSSTSESSALSRKRFTLQGLANLKASPTSPDKKAKRHEVKSDPTPFGLRGWSKTSHSLEAPEEDGGWSSAEELINSSDAEEDGGVGPRKLVPGKYTVLMDGEKGGSDTLAMRSGDMVEVVEEGTEGLWYVRDLTSSKEGWVPASSLATLLGKSSSAQCLSSSGKTHCARQLCPEPAKILSPEPV from the exons TTTGCAAGATGCTGGCATCGGGTTCATCTTGGTCATAGACCGAAGACAGGACAAATGGACTTCTGTGAAGGCGTCAGTCCTGCGAATAGCC GCATCATTCCCAGCCAACCTGCAGCTCGTCCTCGTTCTCCGACCCACGggcttcttccagaggactctctCGGACATAGCCTTCAAGTTCAACAGAGATGAGTTTAAGATGAAAGTACCG GTCATGATGCTAAGCTCAGTGCCAGAACTACATGGCTACATTGACAAGTCACAGCTGACCGAGGACCTTGGGGGGACCCTGGACTACTGCCACTCCAGGTGGCTGTGCCACCGCACA gcGATTGAAAGCTTCGCCCTGATGGTGAAGCAGACAGCCCAGATGCTGCAGGCCTTTGGGACCGAGCTGGCCGAGACTGAGCTGCCCAACGACGTCCAGTCAACCAGCCTGGTGCTCAgcgcacacacagagaagaaggCTAAAGTGAAG gagGATCTGCAGCTGGCGCTGACGGAGGGGAACAGCATCCTTGAGAGCCTCAGGGAGCCGCTGGCTGAGAGCATAGTCCACAGTGTGAACCAGGACCAGCTGGACAATCAGGCCACTGTGAAGAG gCTCCTGACCCAGCTGAATGAGACCGAGGCTGCCTTTGACGAGTTCTGGGCAAAGCATCAGCAGAAGCTGGAACAGTGCCTACAGCTGCGACATTTTGAACAAGGTTTCCGGGAG GTCAAAACCGCCTTGGATTCCATGTCCCAGAAGATAGCCGCGTTCACAGATGTTGGCAACAGCCTGGCCCATGTGCAGCACCTCCTGAAGGACTTGACCACCTTTGAGGAGAAGTCCAGC GTGGCCGTGGACAAGGCCAGAGCCCTGTCCCTGGAGGGGCAGCAGCTGATTGAGAACCGGCACTATGCTGTAGACTCTATCCATCCGAAGTGTGAGGAACTCCAGCACCTCTGTGACCACTTCGCCTCTGAGGTCACCAGGAGGCGGGACCTTCTCAGCAAGTCCTTGGAGCTGCATAGCCTCCTGGAGACG TCCATGAAGTGGAGCGACGAGGGCATCTTCCTGCTGGCCTCTCAGCCTGTGGACAAATGCCAATCTCAGGATGGTGCGGAGGCAGCCCTGCAGGAGATCGAGAAGTTTCTGGAGACCGGTGCAGAAAACAAGATTCAGGAGCTCAATAAGATTTACAAGGAATATGAATGCATCCTCAACCAGGACCTTCTG GAACACGTGCAAAAAGTCTTTCAGAAGCAAGAGAGCACCGAGGAGATGTTCCACCGCAGGCAGGCTAGCCTGAAGAAACTGGCAGCCAAGCAGACACGGCCTGTGCAGCCCGTGGCCCCCCGACCAGAGGCGCTAACCAAGTCCCCCTCCCCCTCGCCAG GCTCCTGGCGAAGCTCTGAGAACTCCAGCTCTGAGGGCAACGCCCTCCGCAGAGGGCCCTACAGGAGAGCCAAG AGCGAAATGAGTGAGCCCCGGCAGGGCCGCACCAGCTCcacaggagaagaggaggagagcctGGCCATCCTGCGCAG ACACGTGATGAATGAACTTCTGGACACGGAGCGGGCCTACGTGGAGGAGCTGCTCTGTGTCTTAGAG GGCTATGCTGCAGAGATGGACAACCCCTTGATGGCACACCTCATCTCAACAGGCCTGCAAAACAAGAAGAACATTCTGTTTGGAAACATGGAGGAAATCTATCACTTCCACAACAG AATATTCCTGCGGGAGCTGGAGAGCTGCATCGACTGCCCAGAGCTGGTGGGGAGATGCTTTCTGGAGAGG ATGGAGGAGTTCCAGATCTATGAGAAGTACTGTCAGAACAAGCCACGCTCCGAGAGCCTGTGGAGACAGTGCTCTGACTGTCCCTTCTTCCAG GAGTGCCAGAAGAAGCTGGACCACAAGCTGAGCCTCGACTCCTACCTGCTGAAGCCTGTGCAGAGGATAACCAAGTACCAGCTGCTGCTCAAG GAAATGCTGAAGTACAGCAAGCACTGTGAAGGGGCCGAGGACCTGCAAGAGGCACTGAGCTCCATCCTGGGCATCCTCAAGGCAGTGAACGACTCCATGCACCTCATAGCCATCACTGGCTATGAT GGAAACCTTGGGGACCTGGGGAAGCTGCTGATGCAAGGCTCCTTCAGCGTGTGGACGGACCACAAGAAGGGCCACACCAAGGTGAAGGAGCTAGCCAGGTTCAAGCCCATGCAGCGGCACCTCTTCCTTCACGAGAAGGCCGTCCTCTTCTgcaagaagagggaggagaatggggaggggtacGAGAAGGCTCCTTCCTACAGCTACAAGCAGTCCTTGAAT ATGACTGCTGTTGGCATCACAGAGAATGTGAAGGGTGACACCAAGAAGTTCGAGATCTGGTACAACGCAAGGGAGGAGGTTTACATCATTCAG GCACCAACTCCCGAGATTAAAGCAGCGTGGGTGAATGAGATTCGGAAGGTGCTGACCAGCCAACTGCAGGCCTGCCGGG AAGCCAGCCAGCACCGAGCCCTGGAGCAGTCCCACAGCCTTCCCTTGCCCACGCCAGCCAGCACCAG TCCCACAAAAGGGAGCACAAGAAATGTCAAGAAGCTCGAAGATCGGAAGACGGACCCGCTCTGCCTGGAAGGCTGCGTGAGCTCATCATTACCAAAGCCCCCCGAGAAGGGCAAAG ACGATGCGGTCCCTAGTTCTACCTCTGAAAGCTCTGCGCTTTCCAGAAAGCGCTTCACGCTGCAGGGCTTGGCTAACCTCAAAG cCTCTCCGACCAGTCCTGACAAAAAAGCTAAGCGGCATGAAGTAAAGAGCGACCCGACTCCCTTTGGTTTGCGAG GCTGGAGCAAAACATCCCACTCACTGGAGGCCCCTGAGGAGGACGGAGGCTGGTCCAGTGCTGAGGAGCTCATCAATTCATCCGATGCTGAGGAAGACGGAGGAGTGGGCCCTAGGAAGCTG GTTCCAGGTAAATACACAGTGCTGATGGATGGTGAGAAAGGGGGCTCTGACACCCTTGCCATGAGGAGTGGAGATATGGTGGAGGTTGTGGAAGAAGGAACTGAGGGCCTCTG GTATGTTCGGGACCTGACCAGCAGCAAGGAGGGATGGGTGCCAGCCAGCAGCCTAGCCACCCTCCTGGGCAAATCCAGCTCAGCCCAGTGTCTGAGCAGCTCAGGTAAGACCCACTGTGCGCGCCAGCTGTGCCCTGAGCCTGCCAAGATCCTCAGCCCAGAGCCTGTTTAA